GGAAAGCTCCTTGTTCTTATCAACATCTATTTTGATGACCTTGCCCTTATCACCAAGGGCGGCAGCAACATCACGTAAGACCGGATGCATGGATGTGGACTGTTCGTTCCAATCCGCATAAAAATCCAACAGCACAGGGATGTCTAAGTCAATAAGTTCACCGAATTTGGACATATGTTAACGCATTTCTAACTCAAAAGTAACAAAATTTGTTAAAGAGGTACCTTAAGTAGGCCCTTTAACCCCTTGATTTAGGTTAAATTCACGTTAAACCTTTCTTCTTAAGCGTAATTACCGAAATCTCTGGCCAAATCCCAAAACGCCCTGGATAACCAATAAAACCAAATCCACGGTTTACATTGATGAATTGATCCAGCTCCTTGTAGACCCCGGCCCAATACTTATAACGCCATTTTACGGGACTCCACTTAACCACACCGGGAATCTCCACTCCAAACTGCATCCCATGGGTATGCCCGCTCAAGGTCAAATGAAAATGGTAATCGTCATGAATCACCTCATCTTCCCAATGGGATGGATCATGGCTCATTAAAATCTTAAAATCCCCTTTTCGGACCCCCTGCTTTGCCTTTTGTAGGTCACCGGCCTTTTTGAAACGTCCCCTACCCCAGTTTTCAACACCGATTAAGGCAATCCGTTGCCCGTTGCGTTCCAGGTAACGATGTTCATCCAACAACAGATCAAAACCCATTTCCTTTTGTAACTGTTTTAGGTCTTCCAAATTTCTGGCCTTGGCTTCCGCCGATGGCCATTGGGTATAATCCCCATAGTCGTGGTTCCCCAATACGGAAAACACCCCATCTTTGGCCTCCAGTTTGGCAAATGTATCGGCCCAGGGCTCCATTTCCGTAGCGCGGTCATTGACCAAATCCCCGGTAAACAGGATGACATCGCTTTGTTGCCGATTCACCAAATCCACACCATAGGCCACCTTCTTGGCATTATCAAAGCTACCACTGTGCACATCGGAGATTTGGGTAATCCTGTACCCATCAAAGGCTTCCGGCAAATCCTCAAACTCCAATTCATAGGTGAGCACCTGGTAATTGTATTTTCCCCTGTACATCCCATAAAGCAATGCCCCAAAAGGCAGTGCAGCCAGTCCCAGTCCAATGGCACTTACAAACTTTCGCCTGGAGGGAAAGAACGTTGCACTTTCATCGGAGACGCCGGAAATCTTGTTGAATCCATAAACCGATAAACGTACCACATCCTCCAACAATAAAAAGAAGCCCAGAAAAAGGGCCAATAGAAAGAATGAAAAGAAGATACCTCCCGCTATGGCAATACCCCCACGCATTGCAGAACCCGGTTCATAGGTGACCAATTTAAATATCATATAGCCCCAGGCCGATACAAATGCCAGGACATAGACCAAATGGACCCACGGGGTCTTGAAAAGTGTTTTAAAGGCCTGGAAACCATAAATGGCCAAGGCAATATAAACTATGGAAAGAATGACGATAAATCGGGTCATAACAATTCTTTTTACAAAGCTATTTCTTTTAGGCTTATTTGACGAGTTGAACTATTTGACGAACGACTTCCGAATTCGTTACGGCCACATGATGTTCCGCCAAGTGCTTGCTGGAATTCATGGAAATCTTTTGGTCCAGGGAAACCTTGTTTCCAAAGGCCGTTCCTGAAAGATGTAGCGCATAAAGCCCTGCTTCCTTAAATCGCATGGCATTTTCCGGATTCACACCACCGCCTGCCATTAGGGTCATTTTTGTCGTTTTCTGCCATTTCCTTAAGTTTTCCAGTCCCTTTTCGGCCGTGGTTTGTTTCCCGGAAGTTAAAACGGTATCGACACCCATCCCCTCAAGTTGTTTCAATACGGTCTCTGGATGGTGCACCCAGTCAAAAGCACGGTGAAAGGTGAAATGTAGTGGTTTGGCCCACTCCACCAGTTCGCGGGTCCTTTCCAAATCCAAAGTGGAATCGGCCTTTAAAACCCCGGAAACAATTCCTTCCACCCCCAATTCCTTACAAAAGGCAATATTGGCCATCATGACCTGAAACTCGGATTCCGAATAGGTAAAATGTCCACTTCTGGGACGGATCAGCACATGGATGGGAATGGTCAGTTGTTCCCTTACCAGTGTCAAGAGGCCATGGGACGGGCTTATACCACCTACCCCAAGCTCTGAACAGAGTTCGATCCTATGGGCTCCTGACCGTTGCCCATTAAGGGCAGATTGTAAACTATTGGCACAGACTTCTACTAGCATTTCCTGGTTTTAATAATTCCCATTGACCACTGGTCTTCGTAAAAATGAAAGATGGGAGTCCAAAGATAGGTGCATCCATGCCAAAATAGTATATTGGAATCAAATATGAATCCATGCGTAGACGTAAGTTCCTAAAAAAATCAAGTCTTTCTACTGCGGGCATTGTTTCCGCCCCTTTATTCAGTTCCTGTAAGAATACACCAGAAGAAAAGGAAATACCCATTTCGGTACCGGCAAGAAAA
The sequence above is a segment of the Muricauda sp. SCSIO 64092 genome. Coding sequences within it:
- a CDS encoding thioredoxin family protein, whose protein sequence is MSKFGELIDLDIPVLLDFYADWNEQSTSMHPVLRDVAAALGDKGKVIKIDVDKNKELSQALRIKGLPTLMIYKKGEMVWRQSGEQDANTLIGILNEYT
- a CDS encoding metallophosphoesterase, with product MTRFIVILSIVYIALAIYGFQAFKTLFKTPWVHLVYVLAFVSAWGYMIFKLVTYEPGSAMRGGIAIAGGIFFSFFLLALFLGFFLLLEDVVRLSVYGFNKISGVSDESATFFPSRRKFVSAIGLGLAALPFGALLYGMYRGKYNYQVLTYELEFEDLPEAFDGYRITQISDVHSGSFDNAKKVAYGVDLVNRQQSDVILFTGDLVNDRATEMEPWADTFAKLEAKDGVFSVLGNHDYGDYTQWPSAEAKARNLEDLKQLQKEMGFDLLLDEHRYLERNGQRIALIGVENWGRGRFKKAGDLQKAKQGVRKGDFKILMSHDPSHWEDEVIHDDYHFHLTLSGHTHGMQFGVEIPGVVKWSPVKWRYKYWAGVYKELDQFINVNRGFGFIGYPGRFGIWPEISVITLKKKGLT
- a CDS encoding copper homeostasis protein CutC, coding for MLVEVCANSLQSALNGQRSGAHRIELCSELGVGGISPSHGLLTLVREQLTIPIHVLIRPRSGHFTYSESEFQVMMANIAFCKELGVEGIVSGVLKADSTLDLERTRELVEWAKPLHFTFHRAFDWVHHPETVLKQLEGMGVDTVLTSGKQTTAEKGLENLRKWQKTTKMTLMAGGGVNPENAMRFKEAGLYALHLSGTAFGNKVSLDQKISMNSSKHLAEHHVAVTNSEVVRQIVQLVK